A region of the Chryseobacterium cucumeris genome:
GAGTTACCACATTTGCTTTACCTGATATGCGGGGAAGAGTACTTGTTCATAACGGACAGGCACCGGGCGGCCCTACAATGTACACCATGGGAGAAACCGGAGGAACTGAGAGTGTAACATTATTGGTAACACAAATGCCGGCTCATAATCATACCGTGAATGCTGTAACAACGGAAGGAAATCAAAATTCTCCAACCAATAATCTTCCGGCAGACACCAAAACACTTGACAAAGAATATTCCGATGCAGCGGCAAATACGACCATGAAAAACACAATGGTAGGAAGCACAGGAGGAAGCCAGCCTCATGAAAACAGACCTCCGTTTATTACGCTGAAATGTATCATTGCATTAGCAGGAGTCTATCCATCTCAAAACTAATCGTTATGAAAATTCTTTACTTATTATGTCTTGTTATAGGAAGCTCAGCTTTTACACAGACAATAACATTCAGTGGATGTCCCAATCTGTTTGATAGCCCACCTAATACGTATGTATTTAACAAAACAGGAGTAGATGCCTTTAGTAAGAACATCTACATGACCAGTCCTATTGATGGCGGACAGGATTGTAGTGGATTAGGTACCTGTGAATTTAAAATCCAATGGAACAATGCTCTTACAAGATGGGAATTTCTTGGTGATGAAGGAAACGGAACTTTTACAACTCCTTATCTGATTTATTATAACTCAACAGGTAATAATTCTGTTCCGATACCTCCCGGTAACAGTATCGGAACCTGGGTTGAAAATACAGCAATGACTAACGGGCAATGTGGAGGAAATCTTACTGCAGTAAACTCCACCATGACAGGTGATGTACAGACCACTACATTAGGAACTTCAGACCTTTCAAAAAATAAAATTCAGATCTTCCCTAATCCTGTGGTTGATTTTATTACTATTTCCGGTATTGACGATGGGCTAACCATCCAGATTTACAATATTGACGGACGTCTGGTAAAATCAGAAATGTTTGATTCCAAGATTGATGTTTCACAACTTGTTCCCGGAGGATATATATTAAAAATAAATACCCGGAATTTTCAGATACATCAATTTAAATTCATGAAAAAATAGAATGATATTCTGTTTCAAGAAATCAATTACTGAAGCTTTCGGAAATTTCGGAAGCTTTTTATTTTATGGCAAGGAATGTTTTTTGCATGAAATGAAGTATGCCTTCAAGTGTTGTCAATCATTTCATCTATTTTCCGGATACTGAAATATTAAAAATTATATATCAGTCGGGAGCAGTTTATGATTATCTTAAGGTACCTCCTGATATTGTTGAAAATTTTAGAAAAGCTAGATCTAAGGGGCAATTTCTTAATAAAGTTATTAAGCCAAGGTTTAAGTACAGGAAGATGGAATAAAAAATGTCCCCATTACAATGGAGACATTTATATATACCTGAATGAAGATCAGTTTATTTAATGATCAATTTAGAAGACTTACTGTCTTTTCCATTAGAAATCTGAATCATATAAACTCCTTTTTCTAATTGCTGGTCCACTTTATAAACACCGTTTCCTTCTTCAGTCACAGCTGGACTTGCCAACAATCTTCCTGACATATCAGAAATAGAAACCTTCAGATTTTTACCATTTTTAGCTTTAATGAAGATTTTATCTCCGGTTGCTACCGGGTTAGGATAAACTGTTAAATCACCATTATCTGCTTTCACTTCGCTTGTTCCCAGATTGGTAACAAATTTTACAGTATAATCTTCAACCTGCCCATACATTAATTGCCCACAAGGAGTCATATTAGGGTTCTCATCATCAACAAGAACTCTCATTCTTAGTGGAGTGTTCAATACTACTGAGGCTGGGGCTGTAATCGTTGTACTGTACGTACCTATTAAGGTAACCGGATCCGCAATAATGTTATCAGCTGAACCTACAAGTTCAGAAGCTTCAAAAGTACCATTATTATTGTAATCGATCCATATTCTTACATCATTATTTGAATCTGAAACATTCACCTGAAGATTATGAGTTCCCGTTGCAGAAAGCTCAGTTGATGTTGCTCTTAAGCAGTTTGCACCTGTATAATCTTCATAAAAATTAGCAGCAGCCTGCCAATATCCTGTTGATGCATTATTAATATTTCCCAGTTTTACTAAAGTAGGGCCTACAAAATAGTTACTTGGTGTAGTGATACCTGTTGGGTTACATGCAGCAGCAATAGGAGTTCCAATTGCAGCTCCTGCAGAAGGAGCCGTTGCACCTAATGAAGTACTCAACCCTCCTTTCATCAAGAAAAAGTAAAGAGCTGCTCTGTCATGCTGTCCATTTGTAAATTTAAATGCTATCGGATTGGTATAGTTCATCATATTATACTGTACGCCCTGATAGTTTGTTCCTGTACAATAATTCATATCATTGTTGGTTGGTGCAGGATCGTTTAGCAAACTTCTTGATCTTTCTGTATCACAAACCTGATCATCGTCTTTGTTACAGTCATTATTAGTCATTGGTGGACAGTAGGTCGTAGAAGTAGTTCCTTGTGGCGGCTGAGCGTTAGCATTACCAAATGTATGAAGTAATCCCATACTATGTCCAAACTCGTGAGCCAGAGTAATATCATCCTGTAAAGTAACTACAAAAGATTTCATAAAGGATTCGTAGTTAGCATCGGCATTTTGAGGCAGCCCTGCCCATCCCATGATACCATATGTTCCACCTCCATCTACTTTATTCATGATATAGATATTAAAGTAAGACGCTTCCGGCCAGTGTGGCGCAATAGTCTTTACCTGATCCGTAGTAACCCCATTTGCTCCACTACGCTTTACTCCATAAGTATCATATCCTGCAAGTGCTCCTCCATTATATCTGATAATACCTGTAGTAGCATTACAGTTAGGGTCTCTTTTAGCCAATACCAATTTAATCGGCATCGTAGCAGCAGTACCAAAATCTGCCGGAACTCCCTGAGCCCATTGATAAGTTCCTGCATACATTTCATTACAATGATCCAGCCAGGCCTGAATTTGTGCATCACTCTTATTGTAAGCAGTACCAATAGCCGCACCCGTAGGTGCTATTACGTGTACAACTACAGGAATTTCATAAACTCCATTTACAATTTTGTACGCACTTCCATTTTTAGCAGTAGTATTTTGATTACTGCTAATAACTTTGTTACGGATATTACGAATCATTTCATCAATTTCCGCATTCTGTTTTTGGTGTACTCTCTGTTCATTATCAAAGTCACACCACTCTTTTTTTTGCTGTGCAGATACTGAAAGGGATAGTAACAAAGCCCCACAAAGGATAGTTTTCTTCATTTTACTAATTTAAAAAATTAAACAATTTAAAAATTTACAGCCTTTACATTCTTACCCGTGATACTCACAACTAAAACAAGCAATAAATTTAAAATTTCATTACAGTTAGTAGAAAAAAACTAAATATTGTTACATTCAAATCATAAAATAAAATTAACGCGAAACCAAATACAATAAACTTTATTTATATTATAATTATAAAAAACGGAAAAATAAAACCAAATCGATAATTTAATAAACAGATAATTTAAAATTAACACCCTGTCAACCAGACTATTAAAACAGAATCATACAATAAAAAAACCGCACATATTGTGCGGTTTTTCATATTTAAATTCAATTATATTTTTATAAAGAATAATTTGGGGCTTCCTGTGTGATAATTACATCATGAGGGTGAGATTCTTTCAATCCGCTTCCTGTAATCATTACCAGTTTGGAATCTTTTTGAAGTGTTTCAATATCTTTTGCTCCACAGTATCCCATACCGGCTCTCAAACCTCCTGTCAACTGGAAGATCACATCCTCCAGTTTTCCTTTATGCGGAACTCTTCCTTCAATTCCTTCCGGAACAAATTTTTTAGCTTCACTCTGGAAATATCTTTCTTTACCACCTCTCTTCATTGCTGAAAGACTTCCCATTCCCTGGTAAGATTTGAATTTTCTTCCCTGGAAGATAATTTCT
Encoded here:
- a CDS encoding phage tail protein; translation: MKNLIFACTLLICSAFVPALKAQASEPFLGQIAFVPYNFAPKYWAECNGQLLPIAQNQALFSLLGTTYGGNGVTTFALPDMRGRVLVHNGQAPGGPTMYTMGETGGTESVTLLVTQMPAHNHTVNAVTTEGNQNSPTNNLPADTKTLDKEYSDAAANTTMKNTMVGSTGGSQPHENRPPFITLKCIIALAGVYPSQN
- a CDS encoding T9SS type A sorting domain-containing protein; its protein translation is MKILYLLCLVIGSSAFTQTITFSGCPNLFDSPPNTYVFNKTGVDAFSKNIYMTSPIDGGQDCSGLGTCEFKIQWNNALTRWEFLGDEGNGTFTTPYLIYYNSTGNNSVPIPPGNSIGTWVENTAMTNGQCGGNLTAVNSTMTGDVQTTTLGTSDLSKNKIQIFPNPVVDFITISGIDDGLTIQIYNIDGRLVKSEMFDSKIDVSQLVPGGYILKINTRNFQIHQFKFMKK
- a CDS encoding KTSC domain-containing protein, which produces MPSSVVNHFIYFPDTEILKIIYQSGAVYDYLKVPPDIVENFRKARSKGQFLNKVIKPRFKYRKME
- a CDS encoding GEVED domain-containing protein, with protein sequence MKKTILCGALLLSLSVSAQQKKEWCDFDNEQRVHQKQNAEIDEMIRNIRNKVISSNQNTTAKNGSAYKIVNGVYEIPVVVHVIAPTGAAIGTAYNKSDAQIQAWLDHCNEMYAGTYQWAQGVPADFGTAATMPIKLVLAKRDPNCNATTGIIRYNGGALAGYDTYGVKRSGANGVTTDQVKTIAPHWPEASYFNIYIMNKVDGGGTYGIMGWAGLPQNADANYESFMKSFVVTLQDDITLAHEFGHSMGLLHTFGNANAQPPQGTTSTTYCPPMTNNDCNKDDDQVCDTERSRSLLNDPAPTNNDMNYCTGTNYQGVQYNMMNYTNPIAFKFTNGQHDRAALYFFLMKGGLSTSLGATAPSAGAAIGTPIAAACNPTGITTPSNYFVGPTLVKLGNINNASTGYWQAAANFYEDYTGANCLRATSTELSATGTHNLQVNVSDSNNDVRIWIDYNNNGTFEASELVGSADNIIADPVTLIGTYSTTITAPASVVLNTPLRMRVLVDDENPNMTPCGQLMYGQVEDYTVKFVTNLGTSEVKADNGDLTVYPNPVATGDKIFIKAKNGKNLKVSISDMSGRLLASPAVTEEGNGVYKVDQQLEKGVYMIQISNGKDSKSSKLIIK